A single window of Archangium gephyra DNA harbors:
- a CDS encoding BMA_0021/BMA_0022 family TOMM bacteriocin has protein sequence MHKSDIVQWMRVWQRAVALSWQDEEFKRELLQDMRKALQVRFQYSLPEHVDMRVYEADEASYGWRDAPAPAAGSDALEWRHVWRRAVELSWTDEGFRHELVQDVRKALSERFHYVLPEHVDPRMWEDNGPEHGKTPGTGGTWVLPRAQLVLTLPPPPEDPELEPLALVNLPRFLNMTLDD, from the coding sequence ATGCACAAGAGCGATATCGTTCAGTGGATGCGTGTCTGGCAGAGGGCGGTCGCGCTGTCCTGGCAGGACGAGGAGTTCAAGCGGGAGCTGCTCCAGGACATGCGCAAGGCCTTGCAGGTGCGCTTCCAGTACAGCCTGCCCGAGCACGTCGACATGCGTGTGTATGAAGCCGACGAGGCCTCGTACGGGTGGAGGGACGCCCCGGCACCCGCTGCCGGCTCCGACGCCCTGGAGTGGAGGCACGTCTGGCGGCGAGCGGTCGAGCTGTCCTGGACGGACGAGGGCTTCAGGCACGAGCTGGTCCAGGACGTGCGCAAGGCGCTGTCCGAGCGCTTCCACTACGTGCTGCCCGAGCACGTCGACCCGCGCATGTGGGAGGACAATGGCCCGGAGCACGGGAAGACGCCAGGCACGGGCGGCACCTGGGTGCTGCCGCGGGCCCAGCTCGTCCTCACGCTCCCGCCTCCGCCCGAGGACCCCGAGCTGGAGCCGCTCGCCCTGGTCAACCTCCCCAGGTTTCTCAACATGACGCTCGACGACTGA
- a CDS encoding cytochrome P450 translates to MSRMSAPLSPDVLNTPEGISNPYPAYRAFQGPNPVRYLRLPAGPLTGRTEPLYAWALLRHADVLAAIRDPATFSSQTPAVFKTMPKFALLHDDPPHHTRMRRLVSKAFSPQRIASLSEWIGRLANELLDTTGRGPVELMAAYAVPLPMRVIAAMLGVPDQDYPSFKLWSEAVVAYVGMSKEERMRKMQEMAAYLDQAIAARRAQPAEDLLSALVEAKVEGEALTDLEIRGFAAVLLVAGNETTTNLIGNMLALLADRPELWRRAREDRSLVEPIIEEVLRYESPVQRFPRLTTRPVKIGDVEIAEGEIVDMVYGAANRDPSIFEDPDSFNPERPTNSQHLGFGLGTHFCLGAPLARLEARVTLNAFLDRFPALGRGEGAAVRQGFAPVSLGYKSLPLVLG, encoded by the coding sequence ATGAGCCGCATGTCCGCTCCGCTCTCGCCCGACGTGCTCAATACCCCCGAGGGAATCTCCAACCCCTACCCCGCCTACCGGGCCTTCCAGGGCCCCAACCCGGTGCGCTACCTGAGGCTCCCCGCGGGGCCCCTCACGGGCCGGACCGAGCCGCTCTACGCCTGGGCGCTGCTCCGTCACGCCGATGTGCTCGCCGCCATCCGCGACCCCGCCACGTTCTCCTCGCAGACGCCGGCGGTGTTCAAGACGATGCCCAAGTTCGCGCTCCTGCACGATGACCCGCCGCACCACACCCGGATGCGGCGGCTCGTGAGCAAGGCGTTCAGCCCGCAGCGCATCGCCTCGCTCTCGGAGTGGATTGGCCGCCTCGCCAACGAGCTGCTCGACACCACGGGCCGGGGCCCCGTGGAGCTCATGGCCGCGTATGCCGTCCCCCTGCCCATGCGGGTCATCGCCGCGATGCTGGGGGTCCCCGACCAGGACTATCCGTCGTTCAAGCTCTGGTCGGAGGCCGTGGTCGCCTACGTGGGCATGTCCAAGGAGGAGCGCATGCGCAAGATGCAGGAGATGGCGGCCTACCTGGACCAGGCCATCGCCGCGCGCCGCGCCCAGCCCGCCGAGGATCTGCTCTCCGCGCTCGTGGAGGCCAAGGTCGAGGGCGAGGCCCTCACCGACCTGGAGATCCGCGGCTTCGCCGCCGTGTTGCTCGTCGCGGGCAACGAGACGACCACCAACCTGATCGGCAACATGCTGGCCCTGCTCGCGGATCGCCCGGAGCTCTGGCGCCGGGCCCGCGAGGATCGCTCGCTGGTCGAGCCCATCATCGAGGAGGTGCTGCGCTACGAGAGCCCCGTGCAGCGCTTCCCCCGGCTGACGACCCGGCCGGTGAAGATCGGCGACGTGGAGATCGCCGAGGGGGAGATCGTCGACATGGTCTACGGGGCGGCCAACCGGGATCCCTCCATCTTCGAGGATCCGGACTCGTTCAATCCGGAGCGCCCGACGAACTCGCAGCACCTGGGCTTCGGGCTCGGCACGCACTTCTGCCTGGGTGCTCCGCTGGCCCGGCTCGAGGCGCGCGTCACGCTCAACGCGTTCCTGGACCGGTTCCCGGCGCTCGGCCGGGGAGAGGGCGCCGCGGTGCGGCAGGGGTTCGCCCCGGTGAGCCTCGGCTACAAGTCGCTGCCGCTCGTGCTCGGCTGA
- a CDS encoding trifunctional serine/threonine-protein kinase/ATP-binding protein/sensor histidine kinase, translated as MLNIPGYTPRGVVKSTGMNLLFHAVRDADGLPLILKTPVASSPGPRERERYRREFDILQRLRDVRGVTRALACEQLQDRPVLLLEEIEGIPLSELTGEPFNVLRGVELAISLASTLAELHRRGIIHKDIKPSNIILTRSGETHLIDFGIASLQLVEHVDAMQASLIEGTLAYMSPEQTGRMNRSVDYRTDLYSLGITLYELLTGSRPFQGLDALEWFHAHMALAPQPPLERVKALPPVLSAIILKLLAKVAEERYQSAEGLRADLERCRDGLLRGEPEDFPLGVHDVPPRFQLPQRLYGRDTQAAALLQSFERVARYARPELILVHGYSGIGKSSVVHELHKPVVRQRGFFLSGKFDQFQQDIPYSTLAQALRALTQQLLSGTDEELARWREQLLTTLEGHGQVLVDVVPQWELILGKQPHVQELPPVEAQHRFNRVFRRLLGVFATPEHPLVLFLDDLQWADLASLQLLQHLLTHPEAPPVLLLGAYRDNEVGPTHPLSLALEAVRKANAWVTDLPLEPLTLEDVQRLVSDTLPGAGAELIGPLAGLALEKTGGNPFFLLQFLLTLNQDGLLVRTAEGSWRWDAEGVRAKGYSDNVVDFMVGKLRQLPHGTQHLLRLAACVGNTFSPRILLVISHMAETAEVEKGLEPALQEGLLMCAGPEQYRFLHDRIQQAAHALIPEDQRKAVHLHIGRLMLASLSPEEVHEKLFDVVGQLNAGAELISEPGERHRVARLNAEAGGKAKASTAFRSAVVYLATAFHLLPGDPWETAPALAFKLRRDQASCELMSGNAAEARRLLEELLPRARTPADMAVVYRLKSGIHLAAGEIQAAATCLVECLARMGLPISPHPSWEEVVAANEEVQALLGERPIPSLIDLPRMKDPDLEAVLSVLSALSAPASFFDRNLFVLHLCRMVSLILRHGMTEAAAYGLGWYGAVLGTTFKRYQEGHAFGQLACALVERYDLTAFRSRIIYLMAMITYWTQPLSGTLEPLRRGFQLALQGSEFQAACYCCINIVTDRLAVGHSLDEVYQESVARLAFVRKAGFQDAQHILHHIQRYVQDLRGFSSAFGSLSGEDFDEDAFEAGLSPKRMSTMRCFYWILKMRSRFMSGAFAEAREAGVQAAGLTWSSIVQIQLLDFHLYRALTLAACFGELSAEERQRALETLQADQRQLAEWASNAPSTFRAPERMVFAELARLTGREKEALHAYEEAIQSAREHGFIQNAALANELAARYWRERQVPTIAEAYAHKAREAYLRWGAHGKVQQLDAQWPSLASTVSTVSTATDTSSTQLLDALTVVKAQQAISGEIVLERLAATLLRVAIENAGAQRGALLLPQGNTLSVVAHSGAVPEGSPDETPLPWTLLAYVKRTREHVLIGDASQPHPFSSDAWLERGKARSLLCLPLLRQEEFRGMLYLENSLTTNAFTPARLSLLGQLASQAAISIENARLYADVQRAEMALRRANDELERRVDERTRELRQAQAQLVETARAAGMAEVANNVLHNVGNVLTSAIVNVQMMNQTVGTSRLGRLKQVSSMLAEHRRELADFLTRDPRGSLLPDYLSELSDELLDEQTVLKEGLAATTQHVEHIRAIVKVQQTYAGDTLVTEECDLPLVVEEALSIQMPALKSHGVNVVRELSTLSRTRLDKHKVLQILINLITNAKNAMVALPPGQRHLYVRLDAREDVARIQVVDNGMGIAPEVRERLFRQGFTTREDGHGLGLHSSALAAQKLGGRLTLESEGPGKGATATLELPLV; from the coding sequence ATGCTGAACATTCCAGGTTACACGCCACGAGGGGTCGTCAAGTCGACTGGCATGAACCTGCTGTTCCACGCCGTGCGTGACGCGGACGGGCTTCCGCTCATCCTCAAGACGCCGGTGGCCTCCTCCCCGGGTCCCCGCGAGCGCGAGCGCTACCGGCGCGAGTTCGACATCCTCCAGCGGCTCCGGGACGTGCGCGGCGTCACCCGGGCCCTTGCCTGCGAGCAGCTCCAGGATCGCCCGGTGCTGTTGCTGGAGGAGATCGAGGGCATTCCCCTCTCCGAGCTCACCGGCGAGCCGTTCAACGTGCTGCGCGGCGTGGAGCTGGCCATCTCCCTGGCCTCGACCCTCGCGGAGCTCCACCGCCGGGGCATCATCCACAAGGACATCAAGCCCTCCAACATCATCCTCACGCGCTCGGGCGAGACCCACCTCATCGACTTCGGCATCGCCAGCCTCCAGCTCGTCGAGCACGTGGACGCGATGCAGGCCTCCCTCATCGAAGGGACGCTGGCGTACATGTCCCCGGAGCAGACCGGGCGCATGAACCGCTCGGTGGACTACCGCACCGACCTCTACTCGCTGGGCATCACCCTCTACGAGCTGCTGACGGGCAGCCGCCCCTTCCAGGGGCTCGACGCGCTCGAGTGGTTCCATGCCCACATGGCGCTCGCGCCGCAGCCTCCGCTCGAGCGGGTGAAGGCGCTGCCGCCCGTCCTGTCCGCCATCATCCTGAAGCTGCTGGCCAAGGTCGCCGAGGAGCGCTACCAGAGCGCGGAGGGGCTGAGGGCGGACCTGGAGCGGTGCCGCGACGGCCTGCTCCGGGGCGAGCCGGAGGACTTCCCGCTCGGCGTCCACGATGTGCCCCCCCGCTTCCAGCTCCCGCAGCGGCTCTACGGGCGCGACACGCAGGCCGCCGCCCTGCTCCAGAGCTTCGAGCGCGTGGCCCGGTATGCCCGGCCGGAGCTCATCCTGGTGCATGGCTACTCCGGCATCGGCAAGTCCTCGGTGGTGCACGAACTGCACAAGCCGGTGGTGCGCCAGCGCGGCTTCTTCCTCAGCGGCAAGTTCGACCAGTTCCAGCAGGACATTCCCTACTCCACCCTGGCCCAGGCCCTCCGCGCGCTGACGCAGCAACTCCTCTCGGGGACGGACGAGGAGCTGGCACGCTGGCGCGAGCAGTTGCTCACGACGCTGGAGGGCCATGGCCAGGTCCTCGTGGACGTGGTGCCGCAGTGGGAGCTCATCCTCGGCAAGCAGCCGCACGTCCAGGAGCTGCCGCCCGTCGAGGCGCAGCACCGCTTCAACCGCGTGTTCCGCAGGCTCCTGGGCGTGTTCGCCACCCCCGAGCATCCGCTCGTGCTCTTCCTGGATGACCTCCAGTGGGCCGATCTCGCCAGCCTCCAGCTGCTCCAACACCTGCTCACCCACCCGGAAGCACCGCCCGTGTTGCTGCTCGGGGCCTATCGGGACAACGAGGTGGGCCCCACCCATCCGCTCTCGCTGGCGCTGGAGGCGGTGCGCAAGGCCAACGCGTGGGTGACGGACCTTCCGCTCGAGCCGCTCACGCTGGAGGACGTCCAGCGGCTGGTGTCCGACACCCTCCCCGGCGCGGGGGCGGAGCTCATCGGACCGCTCGCGGGACTGGCCCTGGAGAAGACCGGCGGCAACCCCTTCTTCCTGCTGCAGTTCCTGCTCACGCTCAACCAGGACGGCCTGTTGGTGCGCACGGCCGAGGGCTCCTGGCGTTGGGACGCCGAGGGGGTCCGGGCCAAGGGCTACTCCGACAACGTCGTGGACTTCATGGTGGGCAAGCTGCGCCAGCTCCCCCATGGCACCCAGCACCTGCTGCGGCTGGCCGCTTGCGTGGGCAACACCTTCTCCCCGCGCATCCTGCTCGTCATCTCCCACATGGCGGAGACGGCCGAGGTGGAGAAGGGCCTGGAGCCCGCGCTCCAGGAGGGCCTGCTGATGTGCGCCGGCCCCGAGCAGTACCGCTTCCTGCATGACCGCATCCAGCAGGCGGCCCATGCCCTCATCCCCGAGGACCAGCGCAAGGCCGTCCACCTGCACATCGGCCGCCTGATGCTCGCGAGCCTGTCGCCCGAGGAGGTGCACGAGAAGCTCTTCGACGTGGTGGGCCAGCTCAACGCCGGCGCGGAGCTGATCTCCGAGCCCGGGGAGCGCCACCGCGTGGCTCGCCTCAACGCCGAGGCCGGCGGGAAGGCCAAGGCCTCGACCGCCTTCCGCTCGGCCGTCGTCTACCTGGCCACGGCCTTCCACCTCCTCCCCGGAGACCCCTGGGAGACCGCGCCCGCGCTGGCCTTCAAGCTGCGGCGCGACCAGGCGAGCTGCGAGCTCATGAGCGGCAACGCCGCCGAGGCCCGCCGCCTGCTGGAGGAGCTGCTGCCCCGGGCGCGCACCCCCGCGGACATGGCGGTCGTCTACCGCTTGAAGAGCGGCATCCACCTGGCCGCCGGTGAAATCCAGGCCGCCGCCACCTGCCTCGTGGAATGTCTGGCCCGGATGGGTCTGCCCATCTCCCCGCACCCCTCCTGGGAGGAGGTGGTCGCCGCCAACGAGGAGGTCCAGGCCCTGCTGGGCGAGCGTCCCATCCCCAGCCTCATCGACCTGCCACGGATGAAGGACCCGGACCTGGAGGCGGTGCTCAGCGTGCTCTCCGCGCTCTCCGCGCCCGCGTCCTTCTTCGACCGCAACCTCTTCGTCCTCCACCTGTGCCGGATGGTCTCCCTCATCCTCCGCCACGGGATGACCGAGGCGGCCGCCTATGGCCTGGGCTGGTACGGTGCGGTGCTGGGAACCACCTTCAAGCGCTACCAGGAGGGTCATGCCTTCGGCCAGCTGGCCTGCGCGCTCGTCGAGCGCTACGACCTGACCGCCTTCCGCAGCCGGATCATCTACCTCATGGCGATGATCACCTACTGGACCCAGCCCCTCTCCGGGACGCTGGAGCCCCTGCGCAGGGGCTTCCAGCTCGCGCTGCAGGGCAGTGAGTTCCAGGCGGCCTGCTATTGCTGCATCAACATCGTCACGGATCGCCTCGCCGTGGGGCACTCGCTGGACGAGGTCTACCAGGAGTCCGTCGCGCGGCTCGCCTTCGTCCGCAAGGCGGGCTTCCAGGATGCGCAACACATCCTCCACCACATCCAGCGGTACGTGCAGGACCTGCGTGGATTCTCGAGCGCGTTCGGCTCGCTGAGCGGGGAGGACTTCGACGAGGACGCCTTCGAGGCCGGGCTGTCACCGAAGCGCATGAGCACCATGCGGTGCTTCTATTGGATCCTCAAGATGCGCTCGCGCTTCATGAGCGGGGCCTTCGCGGAGGCGCGCGAGGCGGGGGTCCAGGCCGCCGGGCTCACCTGGTCCTCGATCGTTCAAATCCAGCTGCTGGACTTCCACCTCTACCGTGCCCTGACGCTGGCCGCCTGCTTCGGCGAGCTGAGCGCCGAGGAGCGGCAGCGGGCCCTGGAGACGCTCCAGGCGGATCAACGGCAACTGGCCGAGTGGGCCAGCAACGCCCCCTCGACGTTCCGCGCGCCCGAGCGCATGGTCTTCGCGGAGCTCGCCCGCCTCACGGGCCGCGAGAAGGAAGCCCTGCACGCCTACGAGGAGGCCATCCAGTCCGCGCGCGAGCATGGCTTCATCCAGAACGCCGCCCTGGCCAACGAGCTCGCGGCCCGCTACTGGCGCGAGCGGCAGGTGCCCACCATCGCCGAGGCCTATGCGCACAAGGCCCGGGAGGCGTACCTGCGCTGGGGCGCCCATGGGAAGGTGCAGCAGCTGGACGCCCAATGGCCGTCCCTGGCCTCCACCGTGTCCACCGTGTCCACCGCCACGGACACCAGCTCGACGCAGCTGCTCGACGCGCTCACGGTGGTGAAGGCCCAGCAGGCCATCTCCGGGGAAATCGTCCTCGAGCGGCTGGCGGCCACGCTGCTGCGGGTGGCCATCGAGAACGCGGGCGCCCAGCGCGGCGCCCTGCTGCTGCCCCAGGGCAACACGCTCTCGGTGGTGGCCCACTCGGGCGCGGTGCCCGAGGGCTCCCCGGACGAGACGCCCCTGCCGTGGACCCTCCTCGCCTACGTCAAGCGCACGCGCGAGCACGTGCTCATCGGCGATGCCTCCCAGCCCCACCCCTTCTCCTCGGATGCCTGGCTCGAGCGCGGCAAGGCCCGCTCCCTGCTCTGCCTGCCGCTGCTGCGCCAGGAGGAGTTCCGCGGAATGCTCTACCTGGAGAACAGCCTCACCACCAACGCCTTCACGCCCGCGCGCCTCTCCCTGTTGGGACAGCTCGCCTCGCAGGCCGCCATCTCCATCGAGAACGCGCGGCTGTACGCCGACGTGCAGCGCGCGGAGATGGCCCTGCGCCGCGCCAACGACGAGCTGGAGCGGCGGGTGGACGAGCGGACGCGGGAGCTGCGGCAGGCCCAGGCGCAGCTGGTGGAGACGGCGCGGGCGGCGGGAATGGCCGAGGTGGCCAACAACGTGCTCCACAACGTCGGCAACGTGCTGACCAGCGCCATCGTCAACGTGCAGATGATGAACCAGACGGTGGGCACCTCGCGCCTGGGGCGGTTGAAGCAGGTCTCCAGCATGCTCGCGGAGCACCGGCGGGAGCTGGCGGACTTCCTCACCCGGGATCCGCGCGGCTCCCTGCTGCCGGACTACCTCTCCGAGCTCTCCGATGAGCTGCTCGACGAGCAGACGGTGTTGAAGGAGGGCCTGGCGGCGACGACCCAGCACGTCGAGCACATCCGCGCCATCGTCAAGGTGCAGCAGACCTATGCCGGGGACACGCTCGTCACCGAGGAGTGCGATCTGCCCCTGGTCGTCGAGGAGGCGCTGAGCATCCAGATGCCCGCGCTCAAGAGCCATGGCGTCAACGTCGTCCGGGAGCTCTCCACGCTCTCCCGGACGCGGTTGGACAAGCACAAGGTGCTGCAGATCCTCATCAACCTCATCACCAACGCCAAGAACGCCATGGTGGCGCTGCCCCCGGGCCAGCGTCACCTGTACGTGAGGCTCGACGCGCGCGAGGACGTGGCGCGCATCCAGGTGGTGGACAACGGCATGGGCATCGCGCCCGAGGTGCGCGAGCGGCTCTTCCGCCAGGGCTTCACCACGCGCGAGGACGGGCATGGCCTGGGCCTGCACTCCAGTGCGCTGGCCGCCCAGAAGCTGGGCGGGCGCCTCACGCTGGAGAGCGAGGGGCCGGGCAAGGGCGCCACGGCCACCCTGGAGTTGCCGCTGGTGTAG
- a CDS encoding RCC1 domain-containing protein → MRKTRTAGRLQALLTVVLMAGVLGCGGPGQGPAPDGGKADTTAPILVDSSQSATEVRAQGPVTFRVSARDDESPALRFSWTASRGTLGTPSETGTTSEIVWTSPPCAPLGTVVTVTVTIANGGEATLSKSFTVALNECPAFTAVVAGSAYTLALGNDGTVWAWGDNSEGQLGDGTTTSRATPVPVSGLTGVTAVAAGASHSLALGADGTVWAWGYNGGGQLGDGTRTSRTTPVRVSGLTGVTALAAGFSHSLALRNDGTVRAWGANVWGQLGDGTTTSGGAVVQVSGLTGVTALAAGAEHSMALRGDGTVWTWGNNSDGQLGGGWGSRSTAAQVSGLTGVTALASGTYHSLALRNDGTVWTWGANWYGQLGHETGPYGEALAQVSGLTGVSSLAAGGAHSLALLGDGSVWVWGSNLSGELGDGTTTRRATPVRVSGLTGVVSLTAGGSHSMALLGDGAVWAWGDNRTGQLGNGTTTARPLAVQVSGLTGVAAVGSGTDHSMALRGDGTVWAWGDNTWGQLGDGTATRRATAAPVSGLTEVASLSTSGAHALALRKDGTVWAWGYNRGGRLGDGTMTDRASPVQVAGLTGVASLKAGGTHSLALRDDGTVWAWGDNSYGQLGDGTYTARATPVRVSGLTNVTALATGTVRSMALRRDGTVWVWGAGAGTGSGQTTPVQVSGLTGVIAMDGGEFHWLALRDDGTVWAWGDNLHGQLGTGSSTSEYRPAQVSGLTGVTAVAAGAVHSLALRKDGTVWAWGDNGHGQLGDGTRTWRFKAVQVSGLTGVTALAAGFSHSLALRGDGTAWAWGSTAEGQTGDGTVAALVPARSSWP, encoded by the coding sequence ATGAGGAAGACGAGAACGGCTGGAAGATTACAGGCCCTGCTGACCGTGGTGCTGATGGCCGGCGTCCTGGGGTGTGGCGGTCCCGGGCAGGGACCGGCTCCGGATGGAGGGAAGGCCGATACGACGGCGCCCATCCTCGTCGACAGCTCGCAGTCCGCGACCGAGGTGCGGGCTCAGGGCCCCGTCACCTTCCGGGTGAGCGCCCGCGACGACGAGAGCCCGGCCTTGCGCTTCTCGTGGACGGCCAGCCGCGGCACGCTGGGCACCCCCTCCGAAACGGGCACCACCAGCGAGATCGTCTGGACCTCGCCTCCCTGCGCGCCCTTGGGAACCGTGGTGACGGTGACGGTCACGATTGCCAATGGCGGCGAGGCGACCCTCTCCAAGAGCTTCACCGTCGCCCTCAATGAATGCCCGGCCTTCACCGCCGTGGTCGCGGGCAGTGCCTACACCCTGGCGCTGGGCAACGATGGGACCGTCTGGGCCTGGGGCGACAACAGCGAAGGCCAGCTGGGGGATGGGACGACCACTTCCCGGGCCACGCCCGTGCCGGTGTCCGGGCTCACGGGCGTCACGGCCGTGGCCGCGGGCGCTTCCCACTCGTTGGCCCTGGGCGCGGATGGGACCGTCTGGGCCTGGGGCTACAACGGAGGAGGCCAGTTGGGGGATGGGACGAGGACGTCTCGAACCACACCGGTGCGGGTGTCCGGGCTCACGGGCGTCACCGCCCTGGCCGCGGGCTTCTCCCACTCACTGGCGCTGCGCAACGATGGAACCGTCCGGGCCTGGGGCGCCAACGTCTGGGGCCAACTGGGAGATGGGACGACCACCTCGGGAGGGGCGGTGGTGCAGGTGTCCGGGCTCACGGGGGTGACCGCCCTGGCCGCGGGTGCCGAGCACTCGATGGCGCTGCGCGGCGATGGGACCGTCTGGACCTGGGGCAATAACTCGGATGGACAACTGGGCGGTGGGTGGGGCTCTCGGAGCACGGCGGCGCAGGTGTCCGGGCTCACGGGCGTCACCGCCCTGGCCTCGGGCACCTACCACTCGTTGGCGCTGCGCAACGATGGGACCGTCTGGACCTGGGGCGCCAACTGGTATGGACAACTCGGCCATGAAACGGGGCCCTATGGAGAGGCGCTGGCGCAGGTGTCCGGGCTCACGGGAGTGTCCTCGCTGGCGGCGGGCGGTGCCCATTCGCTGGCGCTGCTCGGCGATGGAAGTGTCTGGGTCTGGGGGAGCAACCTTTCTGGCGAGTTGGGGGATGGGACGACCACGAGGCGGGCCACGCCGGTGCGGGTGTCCGGGCTCACGGGGGTGGTGTCCCTGACAGCGGGCGGTTCCCACTCGATGGCACTGCTCGGCGATGGGGCCGTCTGGGCCTGGGGTGACAACCGTACCGGCCAGCTGGGCAATGGGACGACCACCGCGCGGCCCCTGGCGGTGCAGGTGTCCGGGCTCACGGGAGTCGCCGCCGTGGGTTCAGGCACGGACCATTCGATGGCGCTGCGAGGCGACGGCACCGTCTGGGCCTGGGGTGACAACACGTGGGGCCAGCTCGGGGATGGGACGGCCACGAGGCGGGCCACGGCGGCGCCGGTGTCTGGTCTCACGGAGGTGGCCTCCCTTTCGACGAGCGGTGCCCACGCGTTGGCGCTGCGCAAGGATGGGACTGTCTGGGCTTGGGGCTACAATCGTGGAGGCCGGTTGGGGGATGGGACGATGACCGATCGGGCCTCGCCGGTGCAGGTGGCCGGGCTCACGGGAGTGGCCTCCCTGAAGGCAGGCGGTACCCACTCGCTGGCACTGCGCGACGATGGGACCGTCTGGGCTTGGGGTGACAACAGTTACGGCCAGCTGGGGGATGGGACGTACACCGCTCGAGCCACGCCGGTGCGGGTGTCCGGACTGACCAATGTCACCGCCCTGGCCACCGGGACGGTCCGCTCCATGGCGCTGCGCCGCGATGGCACCGTCTGGGTTTGGGGCGCGGGGGCAGGAACGGGCTCCGGTCAAACGACGCCGGTGCAGGTGTCCGGGCTCACGGGCGTCATCGCCATGGACGGGGGCGAATTCCACTGGCTGGCGCTGCGCGACGATGGAACTGTCTGGGCTTGGGGTGACAACCTGCACGGTCAGCTTGGGACGGGCTCGTCCACCTCCGAGTACAGGCCGGCGCAGGTGTCCGGGCTCACGGGTGTCACCGCCGTGGCCGCGGGAGCCGTCCACTCGCTGGCGCTGCGCAAGGATGGAACCGTCTGGGCCTGGGGTGACAACGGTCATGGCCAACTGGGGGATGGGACGCGCACCTGGCGGTTCAAGGCGGTGCAGGTGTCCGGACTCACGGGTGTCACCGCCCTGGCCGCGGGTTTCTCCCACTCGCTGGCGCTGCGCGGCGATGGAACCGCCTGGGCCTGGGGCAGCACCGCGGAAGGACAGACCGGCGATGGGACGGTGGCGGCCCTCGTCCCCGCCAGGTCCTCGTGGCCTTGA